Proteins encoded within one genomic window of Brachybacterium sp. P6-10-X1:
- a CDS encoding arsenate reductase ArsC — protein sequence MASQRETPSLLSAEHVLHSIAEDLSRRFTGVFAAETVARYVFESYTALARTPKITSHLPSLTERFARDRLTALAQAKGAAPHDVPEVLLVCVQNAGRSQMAAALLDHHAAGRVHVRSAGSTPSDALHPRAVDVMREIGIDLASAFPKPLTDDVVRAADVVITMGCGDACPIYPGKRYEDWDLRDPADSTLEQAREVRDEIDARVRHLLTETLPASTTPH from the coding sequence ATGGCATCGCAGCGTGAAACCCCTTCGCTCCTGAGCGCCGAGCACGTCCTCCACAGCATCGCCGAGGACCTCTCCCGCCGCTTCACCGGAGTGTTCGCTGCCGAGACGGTCGCCCGGTACGTCTTCGAGTCCTACACCGCTCTGGCTCGCACCCCGAAGATCACTTCGCACCTGCCCTCGCTCACCGAGCGCTTCGCCCGAGACCGATTGACCGCCCTCGCACAAGCCAAGGGCGCCGCCCCCCACGACGTCCCCGAAGTGCTGCTGGTGTGCGTCCAGAACGCAGGCCGCTCACAGATGGCCGCCGCACTCCTGGATCACCACGCGGCCGGTCGAGTGCACGTCCGCTCCGCCGGCTCCACACCCAGCGACGCATTACACCCGCGGGCCGTGGACGTCATGCGAGAAATCGGGATCGACCTTGCCTCCGCATTCCCCAAGCCTCTCACCGATGATGTCGTCCGCGCAGCCGACGTCGTCATCACCATGGGCTGCGGAGACGCCTGCCCCATCTACCCCGGCAAACGCTATGAGGACTGGGACCTCCGCGACCCAGCAGACAGCACACTCGAGCAAGCACGCGAAGTCCGCGACGAGATCGACGCCCGCGTCCGCCACCTACTGACCGAAACTCTTCCTGCATCCACAACGCCCCACTGA
- a CDS encoding arsenate reductase ArsC produces MTACPSVLFVCVHNAGRSQMAAGWLRDIAGDRIEVRSAGSAPADSINPAAVAAMAEVGIDISHQSPKILTPESVHASDVVITMGCGDACPIYPGKRYEDWKLADPAGKGVAEVRPVRDEIRARVEELIASLLPQGTSTTSAKN; encoded by the coding sequence ATGACCGCATGTCCCAGTGTCCTGTTCGTCTGTGTCCACAACGCCGGCCGCTCGCAGATGGCGGCAGGATGGCTGCGTGACATCGCCGGCGACCGCATCGAGGTGCGTTCCGCCGGTTCCGCGCCCGCCGACTCGATCAACCCCGCTGCAGTGGCGGCGATGGCGGAGGTCGGCATCGACATCTCCCACCAGTCCCCGAAGATCCTCACCCCCGAATCCGTCCATGCCTCCGACGTGGTCATCACCATGGGCTGCGGGGACGCCTGCCCGATCTACCCCGGCAAGCGGTACGAGGACTGGAAGCTCGCAGACCCGGCCGGGAAGGGCGTCGCGGAGGTCCGCCCCGTCCGCGATGAGATCCGCGCCCGCGTCGAGGAGCTCATCGCCAGCCTCCTGCCGCAGGGCACCTCGACCACCTCGGCTAAGAACTGA